One segment of Mycolicibacterium neworleansense DNA contains the following:
- a CDS encoding thioesterase II family protein: MTPPETQITVKPWVKRYPGSESSTATLVFPHAGGAALAYRGFGMALAAAGSDAYVMQYPQRGDRLSHPAAPTVGELAHDLFDAGDWAGIGSLRLFGHCMGAVVAFEFARIAERNGVAVDAVWVSASEAPSAVAAAPALPMAQSEILAEMVDLGGTDPALLADEDFVELLLMAVRADYAAFNRYACDPDVTINADIYALGGDRDHRISEDMLRRWESHTTGAYTCSMFDGGHFYLNSQLEDVAELVNEL; the protein is encoded by the coding sequence GTGACGCCCCCGGAAACCCAGATCACGGTCAAGCCCTGGGTGAAGCGCTATCCAGGGTCCGAAAGCTCAACAGCGACATTGGTGTTCCCGCATGCCGGTGGAGCGGCGCTGGCCTACCGCGGGTTCGGGATGGCGCTGGCCGCGGCCGGATCCGATGCCTACGTCATGCAGTACCCGCAACGCGGTGACCGGTTGTCCCATCCGGCCGCGCCGACGGTGGGCGAGCTCGCCCACGATCTGTTCGACGCGGGTGACTGGGCCGGCATCGGGTCTCTGCGGCTGTTCGGGCACTGCATGGGCGCGGTGGTGGCCTTCGAGTTCGCCCGGATCGCCGAACGCAACGGTGTCGCGGTCGACGCAGTGTGGGTGTCGGCCAGCGAGGCCCCGTCGGCGGTGGCGGCAGCACCAGCGCTTCCGATGGCGCAGTCCGAGATCCTCGCCGAGATGGTCGATCTCGGCGGCACCGATCCGGCGCTGCTCGCCGACGAGGATTTCGTCGAGCTGTTGCTGATGGCGGTGCGGGCGGACTACGCGGCCTTCAACCGGTACGCGTGCGACCCCGACGTCACGATCAATGCCGATATCTACGCCCTCGGCGGAGACCGCGACCACCGCATCAGCGAGGACATGTTGCGGCGCTGGGAATCTCACACCACCGGCGCCTACACATGCTCAATGTTCGATGGCGGGCATTTCTATCTCAACTCCCAGCTCGAGGATGTGGCGGAGCTGGTCAATGAGCTCTAG
- a CDS encoding beta-ketoacyl [acyl carrier protein] synthase domain-containing protein, translated as MSSSGQHIQPEVADPVVIVGMALEAPGGIDTAEGYWSLLTEQREALGRFPADRGWSVRELFEGSRRDGFKRIHDLGGFLTTAATFDPAFFGISPREAVAMDPQQRIGLRLAWRALENSGINPDDLAGHDVGCYVGASGLEYGPALSEFSHHSGHLITGTSLGVISGRIAYTLDLCGPALTVDTSCSSALTAFHTAVAAVRAGDCDMALTGGVCVMGTPGYFVEFSKQHALSDDGHCRPYSAHASGTVWAEGAAMFVLQRRSAAVRNGRRILAEVRATAVNQDGRTTGLTAPSGPAQQRLFAKAIEQAGVRPEDVGMIEGHGTGTRLGDRTELRSLAQTYGATAPGTGALLGSVKSNIGHAQAAAGGLGLAKVILAAEHASVPATLHVDEVSREIDWDTQGLRLATKLTQWPAVNGRRIGAVSAFGMSGTNAHAIISVPEAPEADGAAA; from the coding sequence ATGAGCTCTAGCGGGCAGCACATCCAGCCTGAGGTCGCCGATCCGGTGGTGATCGTCGGCATGGCACTGGAGGCCCCGGGGGGCATCGACACCGCCGAGGGGTACTGGTCCCTGCTGACCGAGCAGCGCGAAGCGCTCGGCCGGTTTCCCGCCGACCGCGGCTGGTCGGTACGCGAGCTGTTCGAGGGCTCGCGCCGCGACGGATTCAAGCGCATCCACGACCTCGGCGGGTTCCTCACCACCGCAGCGACTTTCGATCCAGCGTTCTTCGGGATCTCACCGCGCGAGGCCGTCGCGATGGACCCGCAGCAACGCATCGGGCTGCGCCTCGCGTGGCGCGCACTGGAGAACAGCGGCATCAACCCCGATGATCTGGCCGGGCACGACGTGGGGTGCTACGTCGGTGCGTCGGGCCTGGAGTACGGGCCGGCCTTGTCGGAGTTCTCGCACCACAGCGGTCATCTGATCACCGGTACCTCGCTGGGCGTGATCTCCGGCCGGATCGCCTACACGCTGGATCTGTGCGGCCCGGCGCTGACCGTCGACACGTCGTGCTCGTCGGCGTTGACCGCGTTTCACACCGCCGTGGCCGCGGTGCGGGCGGGGGACTGCGACATGGCACTGACCGGCGGGGTCTGCGTGATGGGCACCCCCGGCTACTTCGTCGAGTTTTCCAAGCAACACGCATTGTCCGACGACGGGCACTGCCGGCCCTACAGCGCCCATGCCAGCGGGACAGTGTGGGCCGAGGGGGCGGCGATGTTCGTATTGCAGCGCAGGTCGGCGGCCGTGCGGAACGGCCGTCGGATCCTGGCTGAGGTCCGCGCCACCGCGGTGAACCAGGACGGGCGCACCACCGGTCTGACCGCGCCGAGCGGCCCGGCCCAGCAGCGGTTGTTCGCGAAGGCGATCGAACAGGCGGGCGTGCGGCCCGAGGACGTCGGCATGATCGAGGGCCACGGCACCGGCACCAGGCTCGGTGACCGCACCGAATTACGCTCCTTGGCACAGACATACGGGGCCACGGCCCCGGGTACCGGCGCCCTGCTGGGGTCGGTGAAATCCAACATCGGGCACGCCCAGGCGGCGGCGGGCGGGCTGGGCCTGGCCAAGGTGATCCTGGCCGCCGAGCACGCGTCCGTCCCGGCCACCTTGCACGTGGATGAGGTCAGCCGCGAGATCGATTGGGACACCCAGGGTTTGCGATTGGCAACCAAGCTGACTCAGTGGCCCGCGGTCAACGGCCGGCGCATCGGCGCGGTCTCGGCTTTCGGGATGAGCGGCACCAACGCGCACGCCATCATCTCGGTCCCCGAGGCTCCGGAGGCTGACGGGGCCGCCGCATGA
- the mbtD gene encoding mycobactin polyketide synthase MbtD: MTDTDSLPDERTPILLSAHAEDLIGTDAEAILRYLDSHPEVSPGDVAATVLSTRRLRRHRAVVRAADRAELAAGLQALTENAEHPLVTRAQGGAPTSGSRARIAFVFPGQGSQWPSMGVQAYDRLPAYRAEVDTWAAAFQAAGTASPLDYLLAEPDSGAVTNDFSQVQIQGAQFVHGVALARVWRACGVVPDITVGHSLGEIGAAYVAGTISLEAAVAVVIARATILDRLTGPYRVAVLGISPDEASKVVAETPGWLELSVVNSRSSVAVSGETDAVAAAVATVTGRGSFAKEIEMWFPAHTTALDSAYAELESLLPEAQFGESPVQFIGSATAEVVEAGTGFAEYWYTNLRSTVRFDRAIETAARRGARIFVELSAHPALLFAMGDLLDDAAELTGGPVVMVGSGRRDESITERLSSNIISVAMADSGYRWDDLPNHPAARLRDFPFAPMRAEHLWATPQPLPSVAGLTVGVEHWVEAASPRNVPTGGRRVAVLDLAAGQGGAAALSSALDEVPDATVVLPADADLLIVVSPVSDEADAVAAAEALSRRIDDGLLGYVEAIGPRTRDVWMVTVGGEQVGDGPTPRPEAAALAAMHRSLGYEHPDQTFRHLDLPATLIDHAAAAAAVTAMLTAADDIALRDNGSGHSVWVREMQDDTSDGRAWTADSGIFDEVVITGGAGAVGLHFARRLAEQGARRIVLLSRSGLDDGQVAALAAHGTEILAPRCDLTDPAQIAATIAESSIGPASLVIHAAASATLAPGSELTGAAARNTFAAKLSGLANLTAAWPLRPDARVVLCSSVSGLWGGYGHAAYSAANRLLDALGTQLRAGGRHCTAIRWGLWPGDGIIDSAEVSRVERSGLRAMAPDLAVEAGLRDYPADPLVFTADAERLRTFLGGPAEPAVAVSDSAEVPEGEAADATGAMRIALGAVLKLTDTSALDLDASLLDLGVDSLLAIDLRKKLKKATGRSVPLATILGGATAAELIEHLERPEKEAFSRD; this comes from the coding sequence ATGACCGATACCGACTCCCTGCCGGACGAGCGCACCCCGATCCTGCTCAGCGCGCATGCCGAGGACCTGATCGGCACCGACGCCGAGGCCATTCTGCGTTACCTGGATTCGCATCCCGAGGTGAGTCCCGGCGACGTCGCCGCCACCGTGCTGTCCACCCGGCGCCTGCGCCGCCACCGCGCCGTGGTCCGGGCCGCCGACCGCGCGGAACTCGCCGCGGGCCTGCAGGCACTGACCGAGAATGCCGAGCATCCACTGGTAACCCGGGCCCAGGGCGGGGCACCGACATCGGGCTCGAGGGCACGCATCGCCTTCGTGTTCCCGGGCCAGGGCAGCCAATGGCCGTCGATGGGCGTGCAGGCCTACGACAGGTTGCCGGCCTACCGGGCCGAAGTCGATACGTGGGCCGCGGCATTCCAGGCCGCCGGTACCGCCTCGCCGCTGGATTATCTTCTGGCCGAGCCGGATTCGGGCGCGGTCACCAACGATTTCTCGCAGGTGCAGATTCAGGGTGCCCAGTTCGTCCACGGTGTCGCGCTGGCCCGGGTCTGGCGGGCCTGCGGCGTGGTGCCCGACATCACCGTGGGCCACAGTCTGGGTGAGATCGGGGCCGCCTACGTCGCGGGCACCATCAGCCTGGAGGCTGCGGTCGCCGTGGTGATCGCCCGGGCGACCATCCTGGACCGGCTGACTGGCCCGTACCGCGTCGCGGTTCTCGGGATCAGCCCCGACGAAGCCTCGAAAGTTGTTGCCGAGACCCCCGGGTGGCTGGAACTGTCGGTGGTGAACTCGCGGTCATCGGTCGCGGTGTCGGGGGAGACCGATGCGGTGGCGGCGGCAGTGGCCACCGTCACCGGCCGCGGATCGTTTGCCAAGGAAATCGAGATGTGGTTCCCGGCGCACACCACCGCGCTGGACTCCGCCTACGCCGAACTCGAATCGCTCTTGCCCGAAGCGCAATTCGGTGAATCCCCGGTGCAGTTCATCGGCTCGGCCACTGCCGAGGTGGTCGAGGCCGGCACTGGCTTCGCTGAGTACTGGTACACCAACCTGCGCAGCACCGTGCGCTTCGACCGGGCCATCGAGACGGCGGCGCGGCGCGGGGCCCGCATCTTCGTGGAACTGTCCGCACACCCGGCGCTGTTGTTCGCCATGGGGGACCTGCTCGACGATGCGGCCGAGCTCACCGGCGGCCCGGTCGTGATGGTGGGTTCGGGCCGGCGCGACGAATCGATCACCGAACGGCTCAGCTCCAACATCATTTCGGTGGCGATGGCCGACTCCGGCTACCGCTGGGACGACCTGCCGAACCACCCGGCCGCCCGATTGCGCGACTTCCCGTTCGCGCCGATGCGCGCCGAACATCTATGGGCCACACCGCAACCACTGCCGTCGGTCGCCGGCCTGACTGTGGGCGTCGAGCATTGGGTGGAGGCTGCTTCACCGCGGAATGTCCCGACCGGAGGACGCCGTGTCGCGGTGCTCGACCTGGCCGCCGGCCAGGGCGGGGCGGCCGCATTGAGCAGTGCCCTCGACGAGGTGCCGGACGCCACCGTCGTCCTGCCCGCCGATGCCGACCTGCTGATCGTGGTGTCACCCGTGTCCGACGAGGCCGACGCAGTGGCAGCGGCGGAAGCCTTGAGCCGACGCATCGACGACGGCCTGCTGGGCTATGTCGAGGCGATCGGGCCCCGAACCCGCGACGTGTGGATGGTCACCGTCGGTGGTGAACAGGTCGGCGACGGGCCGACCCCGCGGCCCGAAGCGGCCGCTCTGGCCGCGATGCATCGCAGCCTGGGCTATGAACACCCAGACCAGACGTTCCGGCACCTGGACCTACCGGCGACGCTGATCGACCACGCCGCTGCGGCCGCGGCCGTCACCGCCATGTTGACAGCCGCCGACGATATCGCGCTGCGGGACAATGGTTCCGGTCACAGCGTGTGGGTCCGGGAGATGCAGGACGACACCTCTGACGGGCGCGCGTGGACCGCGGATTCGGGGATCTTCGACGAGGTGGTCATCACCGGCGGTGCCGGCGCGGTGGGTCTGCACTTTGCCCGCCGCCTGGCCGAGCAGGGAGCCCGACGCATCGTGCTGCTCAGCCGCAGCGGGCTCGATGATGGGCAGGTGGCCGCACTGGCCGCGCATGGGACCGAGATCCTCGCGCCGCGTTGCGATCTGACCGACCCGGCGCAGATCGCCGCGACCATCGCCGAGTCGTCCATCGGCCCGGCCTCGCTGGTGATCCACGCCGCGGCGTCCGCCACGCTTGCCCCGGGCAGCGAGCTCACCGGCGCCGCGGCTCGGAACACGTTCGCGGCCAAGCTGAGTGGACTGGCCAACCTCACGGCGGCCTGGCCACTGCGCCCGGATGCCCGGGTCGTGTTGTGTTCCTCGGTATCCGGCCTGTGGGGTGGCTACGGTCATGCCGCCTACTCCGCGGCCAACCGCCTGCTGGACGCACTCGGTACGCAGCTGCGGGCCGGGGGACGGCACTGCACCGCGATTCGGTGGGGATTGTGGCCGGGGGACGGCATCATCGACTCGGCGGAAGTGAGCCGGGTCGAACGGTCCGGACTGCGCGCCATGGCACCCGACCTTGCCGTCGAGGCCGGACTACGGGACTACCCGGCCGATCCGTTGGTGTTCACCGCTGATGCCGAGCGGCTGCGGACTTTCCTCGGGGGTCCTGCCGAGCCCGCCGTTGCGGTCAGCGACAGCGCCGAGGTACCCGAGGGCGAAGCGGCTGACGCCACCGGTGCGATGCGGATCGCGCTGGGGGCCGTGTTGAAGCTCACCGACACCTCCGCATTGGATCTCGATGCGTCGCTGCTGGATCTGGGCGTCGACTCGCTGCTGGCAATAGATCTGCGCAAGAAGCTCAAGAAGGCCACCGGCCGATCAGTGCCGCTGGCCACCATCCTCGGTGGCGCCACCGCCGCGGAATTGATCGAGCATTTGGAAAGACCTGAAAAGGAAGCATTTTCGCGTGACTGA
- a CDS encoding non-ribosomal peptide synthetase — protein MVSADPAAPRTSDARLELMRRKLAERGLANAESGEATGADSAPVDPTVLSDGQRRMWFVQGFDPSGVLLNICLSYRLNGVIDAERLHEALNAVAQRHPILRTTYRADENGEPTATVQDDLRPGWSVHDLSDKSERARKLRLEVLAQREFGTAFDLSTDSPLRISLIKTGASEHVMLLVAHHIAWDDGSWRVFFTDLTRAYAGEQLPETPRVTVAAAADAGEDLAYWREVLASPPEPLELPGPAGSVVPNGFRSQRSTVRLSADTVERVSALARETGATPYMVLLAAFGALIYRYTHTDDFLIATPVLNRDTDETIGYYGNTVAMRLRPQGSAGFRELVAATRDTAIGAFAHQRVNLDRVVAELNPDRRHGAERMTRVSFGFREPDGGGFTPDGVTSERADLRGQHTQLPLGFMVELDADGAVVEAEHLTEVLDAELAAQMLRHFAVLLDSALAEPDRPLSRLELFTAADAEWLRAVSTGEQFETPATTLAALVTEQAARTPDATAVVYEGRHYSYRELNESANRLAHWLIEQGIGTEDRVAVLLEKSPELVITALGIVKAGAVYLPVDPTYPEDRLTYILSDSDPKIVLREPVEGLENYPATDPTDAERVRPLRPDNTAYLIYTSGSTGLPKGVPVPHRPIAEYFVWFGGDYQVTEDERLLQVASQSFDVSIGEIFGMLAAGARLVIPKPGGLGDIGYLTDLLRNEGITSMHFVPSLLGLFLSLPGVNEWRTLQRVPIGGEALPGEIADKFLATFDSLLHNFYGPTETVLNCTRYKVEGKQGARIVPIGKPKINTTIHLLDDALQPVPVGVIGEIYIGGTHVAHGYHDRPRLTAERFVADPFNPGGRMYRSGDLARRNADGDIEFVGRADEQVKIRGFRIELGEVSAAISVDPSVGQAVVVVSDLPSLGKSLVAYITPAAGAEQVEIDRIRARVTAALPEYMIPAAFVELPEIPITAHGKIDRRALPEPEIRSATEFRAPETETEHDIVALFGELLERDGVGADDSFFDLGGHSLLATKLVAAVRSRCGVELGVADVFENATVAGLAAKVDELRASGAGAGLPAIVATAHDGPAQMSAAQHRQWFQFRIDGPNPVNNVPFAARLTGPCDVEALAAAVGDIVARHEILRTTYREIDGVPYQVIHPAAPLEVRRADGDGEDWVQRELDTERRYCFDLENEWPVRAAILSPGYSGDSCSSRAQQVLSLVVHHIAADHWSGTVLFTDLLTAYHARKAGKAPEWAPLPVQYADFADWQAEVLAGGDERVEEQRTYWTRQLAGLSADQDVENGLQPDFPRPPVPTGEGKALDFTIDAALRGKLVEITRELGVTEFMVLQAAVAIALHKAGQGTDIALGTPVAGRTAPELDALIGFFINIVVLRNDLSGNPTLREVLRRSRDMALAAYKHQDLPFDRVVDAVSPVRSLARNPLFGVVVHVREDLPADQVIDSGPAGETRFSALEPTFDVAHADLSLNFFAEAGAGYRGTIIYRTELYEEATARRLVAWLQRIVEAFAGDADQTVRDIAVVDAAERNQLIEDWSRKAVPPAGLPQTDGADRVYVLDEWRQPVAVGVTGDVYFAGGAVDEAAGAAGGIAAQRFTPNPFADGQLYRTGDRARWTTDGRLEPITSGEPRLQAALEALDGVVAAATRYWDTRGAATLAGYLVPTPGTGDAEALLDSARAALPEEFGGAVLTVVDDMTPATLTRPRVTSTVPTEPPATPTEETLAAMLVALLGVAEVGRYDDFFTLGGDSILAVQLAARARDAGVAMTARMVFEHPGLADLAAAIDAAGTQAEAADVRHEPMSASGLSPDELAALTAGWGQDQGIST, from the coding sequence ATGGTTAGTGCCGATCCGGCAGCCCCCCGCACCTCCGACGCGCGTCTGGAGCTGATGCGGCGCAAGCTTGCCGAGCGGGGCCTGGCGAATGCGGAATCCGGGGAGGCGACCGGCGCCGACAGCGCACCGGTCGATCCGACGGTGCTGTCGGACGGGCAACGCCGGATGTGGTTCGTGCAGGGATTCGACCCGAGCGGCGTGCTGCTCAACATCTGCCTGTCCTACCGGCTCAATGGGGTGATCGACGCCGAGCGACTGCATGAGGCCCTGAACGCGGTGGCGCAGCGGCACCCGATCCTGCGCACCACCTATCGCGCCGACGAGAACGGCGAGCCCACCGCCACGGTCCAGGACGACCTGAGGCCGGGTTGGTCGGTGCACGATCTCTCCGACAAGTCCGAGCGGGCCCGCAAGCTACGCCTCGAGGTTCTGGCCCAGCGTGAGTTCGGCACCGCGTTCGACCTGAGCACTGACTCCCCGCTACGGATTTCGTTGATCAAGACCGGGGCGAGCGAGCACGTGATGTTGCTCGTGGCGCACCACATCGCCTGGGACGACGGCTCGTGGCGGGTGTTCTTCACCGACCTCACCCGGGCCTACGCCGGGGAACAGCTTCCCGAGACCCCACGCGTGACGGTGGCGGCTGCTGCGGACGCCGGCGAGGACCTGGCGTACTGGCGCGAGGTATTGGCGAGCCCGCCGGAGCCGCTGGAGTTGCCCGGCCCGGCCGGATCGGTGGTCCCCAACGGTTTTCGATCCCAACGCAGCACCGTGCGGCTGTCCGCCGACACCGTCGAGCGCGTGTCGGCCCTGGCGCGCGAGACCGGCGCTACGCCGTACATGGTGCTGCTGGCGGCATTCGGCGCTCTCATCTACCGCTACACCCACACCGACGATTTCCTGATCGCCACCCCGGTCCTGAACCGCGATACCGACGAGACCATCGGCTATTACGGCAACACGGTGGCGATGCGGCTGCGGCCGCAGGGCTCGGCCGGCTTCCGCGAGCTGGTCGCCGCCACGCGGGACACCGCGATCGGTGCATTCGCGCATCAGCGCGTCAACCTCGACCGGGTGGTGGCCGAGCTCAACCCGGACCGGCGTCACGGCGCCGAGCGGATGACACGGGTGAGCTTCGGTTTCCGCGAGCCCGACGGTGGCGGATTCACCCCAGACGGCGTGACGAGCGAGCGGGCCGACCTGCGCGGCCAGCACACTCAGCTGCCACTGGGTTTCATGGTGGAGCTCGACGCCGACGGCGCGGTGGTGGAGGCCGAGCACCTGACCGAGGTGCTGGACGCCGAGCTCGCCGCCCAGATGCTGCGTCATTTCGCCGTGCTGCTGGACAGTGCGCTCGCCGAACCCGACCGGCCGCTGTCGCGGCTGGAGTTGTTCACCGCCGCCGACGCCGAGTGGCTGCGTGCCGTGTCCACCGGTGAGCAGTTCGAGACGCCGGCCACCACGCTGGCGGCGCTGGTCACCGAGCAGGCCGCCCGCACCCCCGACGCCACCGCCGTGGTCTACGAGGGCCGCCATTACAGCTACCGCGAGCTCAACGAGTCGGCAAACCGGTTGGCGCACTGGCTGATCGAGCAGGGCATCGGCACCGAGGACCGGGTGGCGGTGCTGCTCGAGAAGTCGCCCGAGCTGGTCATCACGGCATTGGGCATCGTCAAGGCCGGCGCGGTGTATCTACCGGTCGATCCGACGTATCCCGAGGACCGCCTCACCTACATCCTCTCCGATTCCGATCCGAAAATCGTTCTGCGCGAGCCGGTCGAGGGTCTGGAGAACTATCCGGCCACCGATCCCACCGACGCCGAACGGGTCCGGCCGCTGCGCCCGGACAACACCGCGTACCTCATCTACACGTCCGGATCCACCGGCCTGCCCAAGGGTGTGCCGGTGCCGCACCGGCCGATCGCGGAGTACTTCGTCTGGTTCGGGGGTGACTACCAAGTCACCGAGGACGAACGCCTGCTGCAGGTGGCGTCGCAGAGCTTCGACGTGTCGATCGGCGAGATCTTCGGCATGCTCGCCGCCGGTGCGCGCCTGGTGATCCCGAAGCCGGGTGGCCTGGGTGACATCGGCTATCTCACCGATCTTCTGCGCAACGAGGGCATCACCTCGATGCACTTCGTGCCGTCGCTGCTCGGGCTGTTCCTGTCACTGCCGGGCGTCAACGAGTGGCGTACGTTGCAGCGCGTGCCGATCGGCGGCGAGGCCTTGCCGGGAGAGATCGCCGACAAGTTCCTGGCCACGTTCGACTCCCTCCTGCACAATTTCTACGGACCCACCGAGACGGTGCTCAACTGCACCCGCTACAAGGTGGAAGGCAAGCAGGGCGCGCGGATCGTGCCGATCGGCAAGCCGAAGATCAACACCACGATCCACCTGCTCGACGATGCTCTGCAGCCCGTGCCGGTCGGGGTGATCGGTGAGATCTACATCGGTGGAACGCATGTCGCGCACGGGTATCACGACCGTCCGCGGTTGACCGCCGAACGCTTCGTCGCCGACCCGTTCAATCCCGGCGGACGGATGTACCGCTCGGGCGACCTGGCCCGGCGCAACGCCGACGGTGACATCGAATTCGTCGGCCGCGCCGATGAGCAGGTCAAGATCCGTGGCTTCCGGATCGAACTGGGTGAGGTCTCCGCGGCCATCTCCGTCGACCCGTCGGTGGGGCAGGCCGTGGTGGTGGTCAGCGACCTGCCGTCGCTCGGCAAGAGCCTGGTCGCCTACATCACGCCCGCGGCCGGCGCCGAACAGGTGGAGATCGACCGGATCCGGGCCCGGGTCACCGCCGCGCTGCCGGAGTACATGATCCCGGCCGCGTTCGTCGAGCTGCCCGAGATCCCGATCACCGCGCACGGCAAGATCGACCGCCGGGCCCTGCCCGAGCCGGAGATCCGCTCGGCCACCGAATTCCGGGCGCCGGAGACCGAAACCGAACACGACATCGTCGCGCTGTTCGGCGAGTTGCTCGAGCGCGACGGCGTCGGCGCCGATGATTCGTTCTTCGACCTGGGCGGGCACTCGCTGCTGGCCACCAAACTGGTTGCCGCGGTCCGGAGCCGCTGCGGTGTCGAGCTCGGCGTCGCCGATGTCTTCGAGAACGCCACGGTGGCCGGCCTGGCCGCCAAGGTCGACGAGTTGCGGGCTTCCGGTGCCGGCGCGGGCCTGCCCGCCATCGTCGCCACCGCCCACGACGGCCCGGCCCAGATGTCCGCGGCGCAACACCGGCAGTGGTTCCAGTTCCGCATCGACGGGCCCAACCCGGTGAACAACGTGCCGTTCGCCGCACGACTGACCGGGCCCTGCGATGTCGAGGCACTGGCCGCTGCGGTCGGCGATATCGTTGCCCGCCACGAGATCCTGCGCACCACCTATCGCGAGATCGACGGTGTGCCGTATCAGGTGATCCATCCCGCCGCCCCGCTGGAGGTGCGGCGTGCCGACGGCGACGGCGAGGATTGGGTGCAACGCGAACTCGATACCGAGCGTCGGTACTGCTTCGACCTGGAGAACGAATGGCCGGTCCGGGCCGCGATATTGTCGCCCGGATACTCAGGTGATTCTTGCTCCTCGCGTGCGCAGCAAGTGCTCTCGCTGGTGGTGCACCACATCGCCGCCGACCACTGGTCGGGCACAGTGCTCTTCACCGATCTGCTGACGGCCTACCACGCCCGCAAGGCCGGAAAGGCGCCTGAGTGGGCGCCGCTGCCGGTGCAGTACGCGGACTTCGCGGATTGGCAGGCCGAAGTGCTCGCCGGCGGCGACGAACGCGTGGAAGAGCAACGCACCTACTGGACCAGGCAACTGGCCGGGCTGTCGGCAGATCAGGACGTCGAGAACGGACTGCAGCCCGACTTCCCGCGGCCGCCGGTGCCGACCGGCGAAGGCAAGGCGCTCGACTTCACCATCGATGCGGCGCTGCGCGGCAAGCTCGTCGAGATCACCCGTGAGCTCGGCGTCACCGAGTTCATGGTCCTGCAGGCCGCCGTGGCGATCGCCCTGCACAAGGCCGGGCAGGGTACCGACATCGCGCTGGGCACTCCGGTGGCCGGACGTACCGCGCCAGAACTCGACGCGCTGATCGGGTTCTTCATCAACATCGTGGTGCTAAGAAACGACCTGTCGGGCAACCCGACCCTGCGTGAGGTGCTGCGCCGGTCCCGCGACATGGCACTGGCCGCCTACAAGCATCAGGACCTGCCGTTCGACCGGGTCGTCGATGCGGTGAGCCCGGTGCGTTCGCTGGCACGCAACCCGTTGTTCGGTGTGGTGGTGCACGTGCGTGAGGATCTGCCGGCCGATCAGGTCATCGACTCCGGACCGGCCGGTGAAACCCGGTTCAGCGCACTGGAACCCACGTTCGACGTGGCCCACGCCGATCTGTCGCTGAACTTCTTCGCTGAGGCCGGCGCGGGGTATCGCGGCACGATCATCTACCGCACCGAGCTGTACGAGGAGGCGACCGCGCGCCGCCTCGTGGCCTGGCTGCAGCGCATCGTGGAGGCGTTCGCCGGTGATGCCGACCAGACGGTACGCGACATCGCAGTTGTCGATGCGGCCGAGCGCAACCAGTTGATCGAGGACTGGAGTCGTAAAGCGGTACCGCCGGCCGGACTGCCGCAGACCGACGGCGCAGACCGGGTCTACGTCCTGGACGAATGGCGTCAACCGGTGGCCGTCGGCGTCACCGGCGACGTCTACTTCGCCGGCGGTGCCGTGGACGAGGCCGCCGGGGCCGCCGGCGGGATTGCCGCACAACGTTTCACGCCCAATCCCTTCGCGGACGGACAGCTGTATCGAACCGGAGACCGGGCGCGGTGGACCACCGATGGCCGGCTGGAGCCGATCACCTCCGGCGAGCCCCGGCTGCAGGCCGCGCTGGAAGCGCTCGACGGGGTTGTTGCCGCGGCGACGCGGTACTGGGACACCCGGGGTGCCGCGACGCTGGCCGGCTACCTGGTGCCCACACCGGGAACCGGTGACGCCGAAGCTCTCCTGGACAGTGCGCGGGCCGCGCTGCCCGAGGAATTCGGCGGTGCCGTGCTCACCGTGGTCGACGACATGACACCCGCGACCCTGACCCGCCCCCGCGTCACCTCGACGGTTCCCACCGAGCCGCCGGCCACCCCCACCGAGGAAACCCTGGCCGCCATGCTGGTGGCGCTGCTCGGCGTCGCCGAAGTGGGGCGGTACGACGACTTCTTCACCCTCGGCGGCGACAGCATCCTG